From Malus sylvestris chromosome 1, drMalSylv7.2, whole genome shotgun sequence:
CAAAGCAGAGAAAATGCAGATGGAAAGTCGGTGCCATCGATATTAGGGCACAATTTGAGCTGAAGCCTCCTCCATATCCACTGGTAAGTAAGCTTTTTCTTTACATATGAAGTTTCTTATATATAAATACAAGCTGGTTTTGTGTAGCTAATCACTGTTTTACCAGTGGGTTTTGACTCATTTCCATAAAGTTACAAGCTTTCATCTTTTATTAACCATATTGAGATAGTAAAATTCGGGTACTTGTATAAGAAACTGTACTTTGAGTAGCTATATATTGAGAATTCTGGCTAGTTTAGCTGGAAATGAACCGTAAAATTCGGGTACTTGTTCGCTTTGTATGACAATGCTGTGTAAATTTGACAGTTTGTTTTGATGTTTGGTTTTGAGCAGGATGCGTTGGAGCCGCATATGAGCAAGGAGACATTAGAGTATCACTGGGGGAAGCACCATAGGGGTTATGTGGATAACCTAAACAAGTTGATAGCAGGAACCGAACTAGATGAATTGTCATTGAAAGATGTCATACTTGCTACATACAACAAGGGGGATCTGCTCCCACCTTTCAACCAAGCAGCGCAGGTATGCTGTCCGTGACATGGATTGCTATAacaattttgaattattttagtcGATTATATTCTGGAAGTGTGGAGAAGTGCATCTCAACCTGAAATTACACATTTTAAGCTTATATTCGGTATTGGTGAATTTACGACTACTTGAATGTTAAGGTAGATAATGATTAATCCACCCGATGCGTCTTttgcaatttcaagtttataATGTTTTGTTGTGCATCAATGCCATATTGTTAACTACTCACTCCTTTTTTTACCTGTTTGCAGATCTGGAACCATGACTTCTTCTGGGAATCCATGAAACCAGGTGGTGGGGGAAAACCATCCGGGGAACTTCTAGAACTAATTAATAGAGACTTTGGTTCTTTTGAGAGATTGATTGACGACTTAAGGTCAGCTGCAACTACACAGTTGGGTTCTGGCTGGGCTTGGCTTGCATGTGAGTAGTTGTCTTCCCACCATGACACTTCATATTATTTGCTTTAAGTTTAATGTTCCTCTCCATGCTGAATTTTGCGTAAACTAATATATGTATTGCCTTTTCCAGATAAAGCGAATAGACTTGATGTTGGAAACGCAGTAAATCCTAAGCCATCTGATGAAGACAAGAAGCTTGTAGTGGTGAAGAGTCCTAATGCCGTTAACCCGCTTATTTGGGATTATTCTGTGAGTAAAGATGAGTACTGTACTACTCTACAGTCTTTAGGAAATCTTACCATTCACATTAAGACTTTTCTTTCTTGTATGTAATGAGTTTTCATATTGATTTCTGCAGCCGCTCCTTACTATCGATGTTTGGGAGGTATTAGACATTT
This genomic window contains:
- the LOC126621668 gene encoding superoxide dismutase [Fe], chloroplastic-like isoform X1; this encodes MVTPIGVAAAATAPQATTGPLTCALSPSCQGLSGSLGRSLQWPKKQQRKCRWKVGAIDIRAQFELKPPPYPLDALEPHMSKETLEYHWGKHHRGYVDNLNKLIAGTELDELSLKDVILATYNKGDLLPPFNQAAQIWNHDFFWESMKPGGGGKPSGELLELINRDFGSFERLIDDLRSAATTQLGSGWAWLAYKANRLDVGNAVNPKPSDEDKKLVVVKSPNAVNPLIWDYSPLLTIDVWEHAYYLDFQNRRADYLSIFLEKLVSWEAVSSRLEIAKARATEREEEEERKKREEEKTSDGEVPEIYVDNKSDDSETE
- the LOC126621668 gene encoding superoxide dismutase [Fe], chloroplastic-like isoform X2, with protein sequence MVTPIGVAAAATAPQATTGPLTCALSPSCQGLSGSLGRSLQWPKKQRKCRWKVGAIDIRAQFELKPPPYPLDALEPHMSKETLEYHWGKHHRGYVDNLNKLIAGTELDELSLKDVILATYNKGDLLPPFNQAAQIWNHDFFWESMKPGGGGKPSGELLELINRDFGSFERLIDDLRSAATTQLGSGWAWLAYKANRLDVGNAVNPKPSDEDKKLVVVKSPNAVNPLIWDYSPLLTIDVWEHAYYLDFQNRRADYLSIFLEKLVSWEAVSSRLEIAKARATEREEEEERKKREEEKTSDGEVPEIYVDNKSDDSETE